A DNA window from Gillisia sp. Hel1_33_143 contains the following coding sequences:
- a CDS encoding pyridoxamine 5'-phosphate oxidase family protein, protein MEETAYLENAWVELEKGISEHGHPFRFCTLATLINRNEIKQRTLVLRRITEDRTLIFYTDFRSDKVTQVFNNAGGSLLFYHQDKSLQLSLQGKVSIHTKDALYKENLERIDKKAASDYNTVLPPGTTLKKPIYIERDSRINFCILEFRITSIDYLQLHKDSDHTRLIFNRTINTWQGDFVVP, encoded by the coding sequence ATGGAAGAAACTGCATATTTAGAAAATGCGTGGGTAGAGTTAGAAAAAGGTATTTCAGAACATGGACATCCATTTAGATTTTGCACGCTTGCAACGCTAATTAATAGGAACGAGATAAAACAGCGAACTTTAGTTCTACGACGAATAACAGAAGATAGAACACTAATATTTTATACAGATTTCAGATCAGATAAGGTAACTCAGGTATTTAATAATGCTGGAGGAAGTTTACTTTTTTACCATCAAGATAAAAGCCTGCAACTTTCTCTTCAAGGTAAAGTGAGTATACATACTAAGGATGCTCTTTATAAAGAAAATTTAGAACGTATAGATAAAAAAGCTGCAAGCGACTATAATACTGTGTTACCGCCAGGCACTACGCTTAAAAAGCCTATTTATATTGAAAGAGATTCAAGGATAAACTTTTGCATTCTCGAATTTAGAATTACATCTATAGACTACCTTCAGCTACATAAAGATTCAGACCATACAAGGCTTATTTTTAATAGAACTATCAATACATGGCAAGGAGATTTTGTTGTTCCTTAG
- the bshB1 gene encoding bacillithiol biosynthesis deacetylase BshB1 gives MKLDILAIGAHPDDVELSCSGTLAKEISKGKKVGILDLTRGELGTRGTAITRREEAESAAKILGVSVRENLGFSDGFFENNKEHQLKIIEILRKYKPEIVFCNAIEDRHIDHGKGSKLVSDACFLSGLRRIETLDENGEQEAWRPKQVFHYIQWKNLVPDVVVDISGFMDVKLKSVKAYKTQFYDKDSSEPKTPISSDNFLDSITYRARDLGRIIGTDHAEGFTVERYVAVDSIFDLI, from the coding sequence ATGAAATTAGATATCTTAGCTATAGGTGCACATCCAGATGATGTAGAATTAAGTTGTTCTGGAACACTTGCTAAAGAAATATCCAAAGGAAAAAAAGTAGGAATTCTAGACCTTACCAGAGGAGAATTAGGAACTCGAGGTACTGCGATAACAAGAAGGGAAGAGGCAGAAAGTGCTGCAAAAATTCTCGGAGTATCGGTGAGAGAAAATCTAGGTTTTAGTGATGGTTTTTTTGAAAATAATAAAGAGCATCAACTAAAAATCATAGAGATTTTAAGAAAATATAAACCAGAAATAGTTTTTTGTAACGCTATAGAAGATAGGCATATAGATCACGGTAAAGGCTCTAAACTTGTGAGTGATGCTTGTTTTTTAAGTGGATTACGCCGAATAGAGACTCTAGATGAAAATGGGGAACAAGAGGCTTGGAGACCTAAACAGGTTTTTCATTATATACAATGGAAAAACTTGGTACCGGATGTAGTAGTAGATATTTCAGGGTTTATGGATGTAAAGCTAAAGTCTGTAAAAGCGTATAAGACGCAGTTCTATGATAAGGATAGCTCAGAGCCTAAAACTCCCATCTCTAGCGATAATTTTTTAGATAGTATTACCTACAGAGCGCGTGATTTAGGTAGGATAATTGGTACGGATCATGCTGAAGGATTCACTGTAGAACGCTATGTAGCAGTAGATTCCATTTTTGACCTAATTTAA